The Streptomyces sp. NBC_00510 genomic interval CGGAGCCCCGGTAACGCAACCGTCAGGTGGTCGCCTCGGCAGGGGCCGCGGTGAGGCCGCCCACCGGGGCCACGGGGCTCCCGTCGCCGCTCCGGCGGGGGGCGCCGGGCTGCCGCAGGAACACCGTGATCAGCGCGGAGAGGAAGGCGATGCCCCCGGCCAGGCAGTACGCGCCGGTATAGCCCCAGGCCGCGACCACCCCGGCGGCCACACCACCGCCGCCGACGCCGCCGACCAGCTTGGCGCTGTAGACCAGTCCGTAGTTCTGTGCGTTGTTGTTCTCACCGAAGTAGTCCGGCGTGAGCGCGGCGAACAGCGGGTAGAACGCCCCGCCGCCGAAACCGTTGAGGAACGCGAAGAACAGGAACAGGGGTTCGTTGTGCGCCTGGCCCGACCACAGCACGCCGAACTGCGCCAGCCCCGCCACCACCAGGACCAGGCCCAGTGTCTGACGCCGGCCCAGGTAGTCCGAGAGCCAGCCCACGATGGCCCGGCCGACACCGTTGACCACGGCGAGCACACCCGCCGAGGAGGCCGCGACCAGCGGGCCGAAGCCCAGGCTCTTGGCGAACGGGACCTGGAAGTTGATGCCGAACAGCGATACGCCGCCGATGCAGACCAGGGCGAACCACATCAGCGGCAGCTGCCCGGTCCTGATCGCCTCCATCGGGGTGAACTGGCCCTTGGCGGGCGGGTTCTTGGCCAGTCGCTTGGCCACCCGCCGCGCGTCCTCGCTCACGCCCCGGTTCAACGGGTCGACGTCGTGCGGCCACCAGCTCTTCGGCGGGTCGCGGAAGAACATGCCGCAGAAGGCGACGACCAGCACCATGCCCAGGGCGATCAGGTCGAGGACCATCTTGTAGTTGGACGGGTGGAACCAGTAGTTGAAGACGAAGATGAGCGGCAGGGTTCCGTAGGCGAAGCCACCGTTCACGAACCCGGTGCGGGCGCCCTTGTTGTCGGGGTACCACTTGCCGACCATGTTGATGCAGGTCGCGTACACCAGGCCGGCGCCCGTGCCGCCCAGCACCGAGTAACCGGCGATCACCACGTAGGGGTTGCTCAGGTGCGAGAGCGCCAGGAAGCCCAGTCCGGAGAAGACCGCTCCGGCGAGCATCGCCGTCCTGGCCGGCAGGACCCCGGTCTCCCGCAGCCGTCCCGCGGGGAACGCGACGCCCGCCTGGAAGACCGCCCAGATGCTGGCGATCCAGAACGTCTCGGTCAGGGTCCATCCGTGGGCGTGCTCGAGCACCGCCTCCGCGGAGCTGTAGCCGTACTCGTAGACGCTGACGCCCATCATCGCAATCCAGGGGAGCCAGACCATCCAGGCTCGGGGCCTCCCCAGGAGGGAGCGGTCGGTCTCCCCGACCCGGTAGACGCGGCCGTTCGCGTCGCTGACCTCCCGGTACTGCCCGGGAACCACGTGCGGTGTTACTGACATCGGTGCCTTCCCTTGCGTGAAAAGAACCTGGCGTGCGCCCCCTGGGCCCTTCTCTTCATGCGGAGGGGTGGAGCGGACCATCCCTGCGGCTCGGCCCGGCATGGCCGGGCCCGGTGGTACGCCGTCCGGGCAGCTGAGGTCGGTCCGGGGCGGCAAACCCGGATCGTGACAGCGCGCAGTCGGGTGACACGGTGGTACGACGTGGTACGACCCCGGGCACGCCAAAACGGCCGTGCTCAGGGGGTGTCGGAACGAACATTCAGCTGGTCAGCGCGATTCTCCATACTGGAGATTGCATACGGTATGGACCGTCGAATCGGGGTGTCCAGGGGATGACGGGAAGATTGACCAGTGCATTACCAACCGGTGGAGCCCGCTCCGCACCCGCCCGGACGGCCGACTCCGGCCGCTCCGGGGCGCGTTGCCCCTGGTCACAGAGGTAAGTCCGGCCGCCCGCCGAATGGTTGCCTGCGGCACCTGATGCCTCCGCACCGCCGGACGCGCGAGGTGCGGGTAAAGGGCCGGCAAGGAAGGCCACGAGCGCGTAAAAACCGCGCCGGGGCGTCCCGGGGCGGCCTGCCGCCCCGGGACCGCCACCGCTACGCGCTCAGGCGCCCGAACCTCCGTACCGCCAGCGGCAGGAAGACCGCCAGCAGGGCCAACGGCCAGGCCACGGCCGCCCAGACGTGGCCGGATTCACCACCGGGACCGCCGAACAGGTCGCGTACCGCCGTCGCGGTCCGGGACATCGGGTTCCACTGGACCGCCGTGCCCAGCCAGCCGGGCATGGAGTCGGGCGTGGCGAAGGCGTTGGAGAGGAAGCCCACCGGCCAGACCAGGATCTGCACGGCCTGCACCAGCTCCGGCTTCCCCGCGACCAGCGCCAGATGGATGCCGATCCACAGCATCGCGAAGCGGAACAGCAGCAGGAGGCCGACCGCGCCGAGGAAGGCGGCGACCCCGCCGTGCGTACGCCAGCCGAGCGCGTGGCCGACCCCGGTCAGGACGGCCAGGCCGGCGGCCGACTGGAGCATGTCGGCGACGGAACGGCCCACCAGGACCGCGCCGTTGGCCATCGGCATCGACCGGAACCGGTCGATCACGCCCTTGTTGAGGTCCTGGGTGACCGCGAGCATCGTGCCCTCCAGGCCGAAGGCCATGGTGAGCGCGAGCATGCCCGGCACGAGGTAGCCGAGGTAGTCGCCCGTGATACCGCGGCCGCCGCCGACGAGGTAGCCGAACATCAGCAGCAGCATCACCGGGAAGACGAGGCCGACCAGCACCTGGACCGGTTGCCGGGCCCAGTGGGCGAGTTCGCGGCGGGTCATGGTCCAGCAGTCGGCGAGGACGTGGGATCCCCGCGCGGGCCGGGCCGGGCTCCGGGTGGTGTACGTGGCGCTCACGCGGTCTCCTTCGTGGGGTGGTTCCCTCCGGTGAGGTGCAGGAACACCTCGTCGAGGGTCGGACGGCGCAGGGCGATGTCCTCCGCCTCGATGCCGGCCGACTCCAGGGCGCGGACGACCCCGGCAAGCGCCGCCATGCGGTCGGTGACCGGGGCGCTGAGCAGCCGCCGGTCGGCGTCCACCGACACCTCGCCCCCGGTCGCGGGCAGCAGTGCCCTGGCCGCGCCCAGTTGACCGGCGTCGCGCAGGACCACGTCGATGCGGTCGCCGCCCGTCCGGGCCTTGAGTTCGTCCGCGGTGCCGTCGGCGATCACCCGGCCGTGGTCGACGACCGAGATGCGGTCGGCGAGCTGGTCGGCCTCCTCCAGGTACTGGGTGGTGAGCAGGACCGTCGTACCACCGTCGGCCAGGGAACGGACCGAGGCCCACACCTCGGCGCGACCGCGGGGGTCGAGTCCGGTCGTCGGCTCGTCGAGGAACAGCACCTCGGGATCGGTCACGAGGGACGCGGCGAGGTCGAGGCGGCGCCGCATGCCGCCGCTGTACTGCCGGACCGCCTTGCGTCCGGTGTCCGCGAGGCCGAAGCGCCCGAGCAGTTCGCCGGCGCGCTCGCGCGCCCGGCGGGCGCCGAGATGGTGCAGGCGCGCGAACATCTCCAGGTTCTGGCGGCCCCCGAGCTGCTCGTCCAGGGCCGCGTGCTGCCCGAGCAGGCCGATGCGGAACCGCACCTCCCGGGCCTCGGTCACCACGTCGTGCCCGGCCACCTCGACGCGACCGCGGTCCGGCCGGAGCAGGGTGGACAGGATCCGGACCAGGGTCGTCTTGCCCGCGCCGTTGGGGCCGAGCACCCCGTGCACGGTGCCGCGCCCGACCAGCAGGTCGAGCCCGTCCAGCGCCGGTTTGTCGCGGTACTTCTTGTACGCCCCTTCGACGGTGATCGCTGCGTCGGTCATGGGCCACTCCCCCACTGATCAACTAGTCAAACTTGACTACTGGCGCAAAGTAGCGGGCGCGGAATCCATTCGTCAAATGTGACTAGTGCTCGTCCCCAGGATGGGGTTCGCCCGTCGCGTACGGGTTCTCCTCGCCCTGCGCGAGCACGCCCACGAAGGGCTCGCCCTCCCCGGCGAAGGTGTAGGCGCCGCCCTCGATCCGCTCGACGAGCCCCCGGGTCCACGCGGCGTCCGAGTCGGCCGTGTGCACCCAGAGGTTCATGATCTCGCCGATGTGGCCGAGCTGACCGGGGCCGTCCTCGGGGACGTAGTGCTCGGTGACGGCGGCCCGCCACTCCTGGATCCTGCGGATCCGCTCCCTCAGCAGATCCAGCGCCTCGTCCCGGCGCAGATCGACGATGAAGCCGATGGCCGCGGACTGGAGGTCCCTCTTCTGGTCGTACGCGACCAGCGCCTCGTGCAGGAGGCGCAGGAACTCCTCGGTCCCGGTGTCCGTGATCTCGTACTCGGTGCGGGGCGGGCCGCCCGCCGTCGACGGGGCGACCTCGTGGGCGTGCAGCAGCCCCTGCTTCGCCATCTGCTTCAGGGCGTGGTAGATCGAACCGGGCTTGGCGTTGGACCACTCGTGCGCGCCCCAGTACTCCAGGTCGTTGCGCACCTGGTAGCCGTGGGCCCGCCCGTGCTGGCGGACCGCGCCCAGGACGAGGAGACGGATCGCTGACATGCCGTCCAGATTAGGCCGAACGGCACCGGGCCCCGCACGCGCCCCGGCACCGCTGTGCCGCAGCAGGTGCCGGGCCCGTGCCGGGCCCCGTGTACGTCCCTCGTCCGGTCAGCCCGCGGGGTTGCGGCGGCCGCTCCGGCCGCCCCGGCCCTCGGTGCCGGCCACCGGCCGCCGCCCGGAGCCGCGGGCGCCCGTACCGGAACCGGTACCGGAAGCCGCGCCCGCCGCGCCCCGGCGGTCGGATCCCCGGCCGCCCGAACCCCCCGCGGCGCCTGTCGCCCCGCGCGCGTCCGCTCGGCGGGCGCCACCGCGAGCACCGGTCCCGGCGGCGGCGCCTGCCGCCGCCCCGGCTCCGCCGCCGCCGCTGCGGCGTCGGCGCGCGGGCCGCCCGCCGTTCTCGGTGCCGTTCTTCGGGCGGGACGCCTTCGGCGCGGCCGCCGGCTGGGGCACCTCGATGGTGACGGCCACGCCGGACGGCTCGCGGGCGCCGGTGATGGTGGCCAGTTGCGCGTCGCTCGACGTGATGCGGGCCGTCCGGGGGCGGATGCCCGCGTCCGACATGAGCCGGGTCACGTCCCGTTTCTGGTCGGGCAGGACCAGCGTGACCACGCTGCCGGAGCCGCCGGCACGGGCCGTACGGCCGCCCCGGTGGACGTAGTCCTTGTGGTCCATGGGGGGATCGACGTTCACGACGAGGTCGAGGTCGTCGATGTGTATGCCACGGGCCGCGACGTTCGTGGCGACCAGCGCCGTCACCTGGCCGTTCTTGAACTGCTCCAGGGTGCGGTTGCGCTGCGGCTGGGAGCGGCCCCCGTGCAGTGCCGCCGCGCGGACACCGACGGCCAGCAGCCGCTTGGCGAGCCGGTCGGCGGACCGCTTGGTGTCGAGGAAGAGGATGACCCGGCCGTCGCGTGCCGCGATGCGCGTGGTGACGGCCTTCTTGTCGGTCTCGTCCAGGACGTGGAGCACGTGGTGCTCCATGGTGGTCACCGCCCCCGCGGACGGGTCCACGGAGTGCACCACGGGGTCGGTCAGGAACCGCTGCACCAAGCGGTCGATGTTGCCGTCCAGGGTGGCCGAGAAGAGCATCCGCTGCCCGTCGGGCCGCACGCGCTCGATCAGCCTGGTGATCTGCGGCAGGAAGCCCATGTCGGTCATCTGGTCGGCCTCGTCCAGCACCGTGATGTCCACGCTGCCGAGCACGCAGTCGCCGTGCTCCACCAGGTCGTTCAGCCTGCCGGGGGTGGCCACGAGCACCTCGACGCCGCGCCGGAGCGTGGCGGCCTGCTTGGTCATGGACAGCCCGCCGACCACGGTGGCCATGCGGAGGTTCACCGCCGTCGCGTACGGGGTCAGCGCGTCCGTGACCTGCTGGGCGAGTTCACGGGTGGGCACCAGCACGAGGGCGAGGGGTGCCTTGGGCTCCGCGCGCAGTCCGGCCGTACGGGCCAGCAGCGCCAGCCCGAAGGCGAGGGTCTTGCCCGAGCCGGTGCGGCCCCGTCCCAGCAGGTCACGGCCGGCCAGCGAGTTGGGCAGCGTCGCGGCCTGGATGGGGAAGGGGGTGGTCACCCCCTGCGCGGTGAGGGTCTTCAGCAGCCCCGCGGGCATGTCGAGATCGGCGAAGTCCTCGACCGCGGGAAGTGCGGGTGTCGTGCTTTCCGGCAGCCGGAATTCTCTCGGCGACGATGCGGACGGTGCGGACGACGGCGCGCGCCGATTCGATTTCTGGGGCCTGCGGGACATGCGGATATTTGCCTTCCTGGAGCAGCGCAAACCGGGGTCCGCACCATGACGGTGCGGACCCCGGTGAGCAGGTACGCGTCCGGCGATCAGGCGGGGACGATGTTCTCCGCCTGCGGGCCCTTCTGGCCCTGCGTGACGTCGAAGGTGACCCGCTGGCCCTCCAGGAGCTCACGGAAGCCCTGGGTGGCGATGTTCGAGTAGTGGGCGAAGACGTCGGGGCCGCCGCCGTCCTGCTCGATGAAGCCGAAACCCTTTTCGGCGTTGAACCACTTCACGGTTCCCTGTGCCATGACATTCTCCTTCAGTAGGCAGAGGGCCCATCCGGGGAATGCCGGAGAACAAATAATGCGCCTGCGGGAGATGAATTCCGTCAGGCGCACATAGGTTTCATGGGTACCACAACTGCAACCAGGACACCTTAGCACAGACCGCGCCCCGGACGACGGAGCGCAGGCGGCGGCAGGGACCGGACGGCGGGCGGGCACCGTCGGTCACGACGCGTTCACGCGGCAGCCTGAAGCAGCCCACCCGTCCGTGTCCCGGAGGCTCGGCACGCCCCCGCCCGGAGCGCGGGGACGTATCCCCGCGCCCCGGGTGACCGGGTCCCGGCCGGCCAGGACCGGCCGGGATTCCGCGTCGTCAGCGCAGCAGCTTCACCGCCTCGACCACCAAGGGGTCCAGCCCCTCCGCCCCGGCGTCGACGAAGTCGAGGAGACGGGTGCGCATGCGCGGGTCCCAGAACCTGCCGATGTGCCCCGCGACGGCCTCGGCCGCCCGGTCGCCGGGCAGATGGACGAGGTTGGCCGCGATGTCGTTGGCCATCCGGCGCTCCGCCGGCACTGCGTCGGCCACCTCAGTCCACCACCGTCAGCAGCTGGTCCCGGTCGTGTTCCGCGCCGTCGGCCCGCCGCGGGCGGGCGAGCCCCACCTGCACGGCGGTCACCTTGTACTCCGGGCAGTTGGTCGCCCAGTCGGAGTTCTCCGTGGTCACCACGTTCGCCCCGGTCACCGGGTGGTGGAAGGTGGTGTACACGACCCCGGGCGGCATGCGGTCGGAGATCTCGGCCTTCAGCGTCGTCTCCCCCACCCGGCTCGCCAGGGTCACCGTGTCGCCGTCCACGATGCCG includes:
- a CDS encoding formate dehydrogenase subunit delta codes for the protein MANDIAANLVHLPGDRAAEAVAGHIGRFWDPRMRTRLLDFVDAGAEGLDPLVVEAVKLLR
- a CDS encoding cold-shock protein; this encodes MAQGTVKWFNAEKGFGFIEQDGGGPDVFAHYSNIATQGFRELLEGQRVTFDVTQGQKGPQAENIVPA
- a CDS encoding OFA family MFS transporter; this translates as MSVTPHVVPGQYREVSDANGRVYRVGETDRSLLGRPRAWMVWLPWIAMMGVSVYEYGYSSAEAVLEHAHGWTLTETFWIASIWAVFQAGVAFPAGRLRETGVLPARTAMLAGAVFSGLGFLALSHLSNPYVVIAGYSVLGGTGAGLVYATCINMVGKWYPDNKGARTGFVNGGFAYGTLPLIFVFNYWFHPSNYKMVLDLIALGMVLVVAFCGMFFRDPPKSWWPHDVDPLNRGVSEDARRVAKRLAKNPPAKGQFTPMEAIRTGQLPLMWFALVCIGGVSLFGINFQVPFAKSLGFGPLVAASSAGVLAVVNGVGRAIVGWLSDYLGRRQTLGLVLVVAGLAQFGVLWSGQAHNEPLFLFFAFLNGFGGGAFYPLFAALTPDYFGENNNAQNYGLVYSAKLVGGVGGGGVAAGVVAAWGYTGAYCLAGGIAFLSALITVFLRQPGAPRRSGDGSPVAPVGGLTAAPAEATT
- a CDS encoding DEAD/DEAH box helicase, with product MSRRPQKSNRRAPSSAPSASSPREFRLPESTTPALPAVEDFADLDMPAGLLKTLTAQGVTTPFPIQAATLPNSLAGRDLLGRGRTGSGKTLAFGLALLARTAGLRAEPKAPLALVLVPTRELAQQVTDALTPYATAVNLRMATVVGGLSMTKQAATLRRGVEVLVATPGRLNDLVEHGDCVLGSVDITVLDEADQMTDMGFLPQITRLIERVRPDGQRMLFSATLDGNIDRLVQRFLTDPVVHSVDPSAGAVTTMEHHVLHVLDETDKKAVTTRIAARDGRVILFLDTKRSADRLAKRLLAVGVRAAALHGGRSQPQRNRTLEQFKNGQVTALVATNVAARGIHIDDLDLVVNVDPPMDHKDYVHRGGRTARAGGSGSVVTLVLPDQKRDVTRLMSDAGIRPRTARITSSDAQLATITGAREPSGVAVTIEVPQPAAAPKASRPKNGTENGGRPARRRRSGGGGAGAAAGAAAGTGARGGARRADARGATGAAGGSGGRGSDRRGAAGAASGTGSGTGARGSGRRPVAGTEGRGGRSGRRNPAG
- a CDS encoding ABC transporter permease, with the translated sequence MTRRELAHWARQPVQVLVGLVFPVMLLLMFGYLVGGGRGITGDYLGYLVPGMLALTMAFGLEGTMLAVTQDLNKGVIDRFRSMPMANGAVLVGRSVADMLQSAAGLAVLTGVGHALGWRTHGGVAAFLGAVGLLLLFRFAMLWIGIHLALVAGKPELVQAVQILVWPVGFLSNAFATPDSMPGWLGTAVQWNPMSRTATAVRDLFGGPGGESGHVWAAVAWPLALLAVFLPLAVRRFGRLSA
- a CDS encoding PadR family transcriptional regulator, yielding MSAIRLLVLGAVRQHGRAHGYQVRNDLEYWGAHEWSNAKPGSIYHALKQMAKQGLLHAHEVAPSTAGGPPRTEYEITDTGTEEFLRLLHEALVAYDQKRDLQSAAIGFIVDLRRDEALDLLRERIRRIQEWRAAVTEHYVPEDGPGQLGHIGEIMNLWVHTADSDAAWTRGLVERIEGGAYTFAGEGEPFVGVLAQGEENPYATGEPHPGDEH
- a CDS encoding ATP-binding cassette domain-containing protein, which produces MTDAAITVEGAYKKYRDKPALDGLDLLVGRGTVHGVLGPNGAGKTTLVRILSTLLRPDRGRVEVAGHDVVTEAREVRFRIGLLGQHAALDEQLGGRQNLEMFARLHHLGARRARERAGELLGRFGLADTGRKAVRQYSGGMRRRLDLAASLVTDPEVLFLDEPTTGLDPRGRAEVWASVRSLADGGTTVLLTTQYLEEADQLADRISVVDHGRVIADGTADELKARTGGDRIDVVLRDAGQLGAARALLPATGGEVSVDADRRLLSAPVTDRMAALAGVVRALESAGIEAEDIALRRPTLDEVFLHLTGGNHPTKETA